The Maniola hyperantus chromosome 9, iAphHyp1.2, whole genome shotgun sequence genome includes a region encoding these proteins:
- the LOC117985345 gene encoding transmembrane protein 134 yields the protein MTRPFGNSDKRFSIDDAFEEETDEAIKVYGATGGRSPLQNKFKNGGDYLSSKTYKCTEDTTSRDSDSLIHEYVEASQSLYCWNHPKVRENWKTVCAAVVLLLVGVGLIGMGVFAVAEPENGLQGAVFFVAGMICFVPGAYHVVYIWLAARGQRGYDFYHLPLFT from the exons atgactAGGCCTTTCGGCAACAGTGATAAGCGTTTCTCTATCGACGATGCCTTCGAGGAGGAAACCGACGAGGCGATCAAAGTGTACGGCGCTACGGGCGGTCGGTCGCCTTTACAAAACAAATTCAAGAATGGAGGAGATTACCTTTCTAG CAAAACGTACAAATGTACAGAAGACACCACGTCGCGAGATTCTGACTCTCTCATCCACGAGTATGTAGAGGCCTCGCAGTCTCTGTACTGTTGGAACCATCCCAAAGTGCGCGAGAACTGGAAGACTGTCTGTGCAGCGGTCGTACTCCTCCTAGTTGGAGTTGGGCTGATTGGCATGGGCGTGTTCGCCGTCGCGGAGCCGGAGAACGGCTTACAGGGTGCAGTATTCTTTGTagcgggcatgatttgtttCGTACCCGGCGCATATCACGTGGTATACATATGGCTGGCGGCGAGGGGGCAACGAGGTTACGACTTTTATCATCTACCTTTATTCACCTGA
- the LOC117985336 gene encoding RNA polymerase II-associated protein 1 — protein sequence MIRRPKPGEDEEDILRMQQEFLKDKTFQPAAQVVNLRRTEHQTTKRSILSTSDSRKPSKYAQSKGLKEKRPRMDKRVGSVLGAILEKNVLEELDLSEPDNDKNITEETTEENEPTELDDDKVYYPKVIPSILGNIVEKSCDDNFNLDFKVMPSKGFPLTTKRDHNIKPGSKSIFAQNMEKLNKQKENCMDIDTAQPSSSSQVIKEKPKSLNIPSQSFIVSSKEAEDIHKENLNILTEISEQDILQEQQKLLSSLDPKLIDFLRAKRSETISQNTTRNLKVENIEANGNEMSVTEQAGKNEINDTKGNDYLWDNDVLSHQQVNKWLHFENLEKDKLEWIKGMEDRKVKADEPYEARFDFTGYLLPYTVEYTEKTKTLFHHGEDPHRPGYSITEMIELTRSTVTQQRVMALNTIAGILEYYIAGIYKDVIEIPLSKIFFVIRIALDENKLILLEPALKAMRNLLFNRIDEACLDALLGFEEGSVQPCLKNDKSEIEEMDSKETELNDFHLAEIDLISAVLRTDILQRLFYILDTVKPSYNCVQYSLQILTRLSRDSIETANLIVQTDHLMKTIVANFLPSVSINFAFDPQSVYNGKPVLAALKLMRILSLQSKEIGEMLIMKYDLLKPISVYLSSGVDGTYGLRIQIEAFCVLSNLLSHGLGTDNALSLCPLIVTTLYKHVHGTDVFIESSVLSATHAAVVLQFVNKLLNCNMLNLDNYKHQIYPLLKEGVQKWLMQTASLDNYTCGHLRLLCSALDCCKTVLINEKVTLKFLNDTLTKFSSSKGFANILNNILPSSNLLSGIGDEEIVCNKNLVSLGAAVVSSTRKVLPILNITSPVPLLVSLFKLLNIVDDKEIATLFINKVLSYLQQLSKKHSSLNNNWFTRMEVEFVFTIVKLSIQSDISESTKDIIYVIASKLCYILRMDKLYELQYLFNNVIFNKQWFTADRLFKLISLTDAGGLTALTSVEEIKQCYSKVVNIHQMEWNGNIVLKKWQEPVLPRDWIYLPIVSLYSSNQEVKFTSTVSGERASKMAQQQQAEKEVIIRCSLEWILFNEITFPDLLSDIEVTDRFCRIMCVFLCDNSLFLDKKINNLLRKCMQVLYKDCQKFNFDNQLTGLSNFQDFYTQILEQFQSVSYGDHTFASCVLVPLAQKHNVKWRKLLWSEYAGCLRALDCRENYLCYKLDEYYYPEETDESLLKSYARALSSNLLRPDTIVYKIAQHHIECFKKRQTVA from the coding sequence ATGATTCGTCGGCCAAAGCCTGGTGAAGATGAAGAGGACATTCTACGCATGCAGCAAGAGTTCCTTAAAGACAAAACCTTTCAACCCGCCGCGCAAGTCGTTAACTTACGAAGAACAGAGCATCAAACTACCAAAAGGTCCATACTGTCGACTTCCGACTCTCGCAAACCTTCTAAATATGCTCAGTCTAAGGGCCTTAAGGAAAAACGACCGCGTATGGATAAAAGGGTAGGCTCGGTTCTAGGTGCCATTTTGGAAAAGAATGTTTTAGAAGAACTAGATCTCTCCGAACCTGACAACGATAAGAACATAACAGAAGAAACAACAGAAGAAAATGAGCCGACCGAACTCGACGATGACAAGGTATACTACCCAAAAGTTATACCTTCAATACTTGGCAACATAGTGGAAAAAAGTTGTGATGACaatttcaatttagattttaaggtAATGCCTTCGAAAGGATTTCCTCTTACTACCAAACGTGATCACAATATTAAACCTGGTTCTAAGAGTATTTTTGCACAAAACATGGAGAAACTAAATAAACAGAAGGAAAATTGTATGGATATTGACACCGCTCAGCCATCAAGCTCCTCACAAGTTATTAAAGAGAAACCCAAAAGCTTAAATATTCCATCACAAAGCTTCATTGTGTCAAGTAAAGAAGCAGAGGACATACACAAAGAAAACCTTAACATATTAACAGAAATATCTGAACAAGACATTTTGCAAGAACAACAAAAGTTACTTTCCAGTTTAGATCCTAAATTAATTGACTTCTTAAGAGCTAAAAGAAGCGAAACTATTTCACAAAACACCACTCgtaatttgaaagttgaaaatattgaaGCAAATGGTAATGAAATGAGTGTTACAGAACAAGCAGGCAAGAATGAAATAAATGACACTAAAGGAAATGATTATCTTTGGGATAATGATGTTCTCTCTCACCAACAAGTCAACAAATGGCTACATTTTGAAAATCTTGAAAAGGACAAACTAGAATGGATTAAAGGTATGGAAGATAGAAAGGTTAAAGCAGATGAACCTTATGAAGCGAGGTTTGATTTCACTGGCTACCTGCTCCCGTATACAGTGGAGTACacagaaaaaacaaaaacactaTTCCACCATGGAGAGGACCCTCACCGGCCCGGGTACTCTATCACTGAAATGATTGAACTAACCAGATCAACGGTAACCCAACAAAGAGTTATGGCTCTCAACACTATAGCAGGAATTCTCGAGTATTATATCGCTGGGATATATAAGGATGTGATAGAAATACCATTGAGTAAGATATTCTTCGTGATAAGGATAGCTTTAGACGAAAATAAACTTATATTGCTAGAACCCGCGCTGAAAGCTATGAGAAATTTACTATTCAACAGAATAGATGAAGCATGCCTGGATGCTTTACTGGGATTTGAAGAAGGCAGCGTCCAGCCGTGCCTTAAAAATGATAAATCAGAGATTGAAGAGATGGACTCCAAAGAAACAGAGTTGAATGATTTTCATTTAGCGGAGATTGATCTTATATCTGCAGTTCTGAGAACAGATATTTTGCAGAGACTCTTTTACATCTTGGACACTGTGAAACCGAGTTATAATTGTGTTCAGTATTCATTGCAAATTCTGACAAGACTGTCTAGAGATTCGATAGAAACTGCAAATTTGATCGTCCAAACCGATCATCTAATGAAGACTATCGTAGCGAATTTTCTTCCAAGCGTAAGCATTAACTTTGCTTTTGACCCTCAATCTGTGTACAATGGAAAACCTGTTCTTGCAGCATTGAAGTTGATGAGAATTCTGTCCCTACAGTCCAAGGAAATTGGCGAAATGTTAATAATGAAGTATGATCTATTAAAACCAATATCAGTTTATTTAAGTTCTGGAGTAGATGGCACTTATGGATTGAGAATACAGATAGAAGCTTTCTGTGTATTATCTAACTTGCTTAGTCACGGGCTGGgtactgacaatgcattgtcatTATGTCCCTTGATAGTTACCACACTTTATAAGCATGTGCATGGAACTGATGTGTTTATTGAGTCTTCAGTATTGTCCGCCACGCACGCTGCTGTGGTCCTGCAGTTCGTCAATAAGCTACTTAACTGTAACATGCTCAATTTAGATAATTACAAACATCAAATCTACCCTCTTTTGAAAGAAGGAGTACAGAAATGGTTGATGCAAACGGCTTCTCTCGATAACTATACATGTGGTCATTTGCGACTGCTTTGTTCAGCGTTGGATTGCTGCAAAACCGTTTTGATTAATGAAAAGGTTACACTGAAGTTTTTGAATGATACCTTAACAAAATTTTCATCATCAAAAGGATTTGcaaatattctaaataatatattgccAAGCTCAAATCTACTGTCTGGGATTGGAGATGAAGAAATAGTCTGTAATAAGAACCTTGTAAGTCTTGGAGCAGCCGTTGTCAGTTCCACACGGAAAGTTCTACCAATCCTGAACATAACATCTCCCGTACCACTTTTGGTATCATTGTTCAAGTTACTTAACATTGTTGATGATAAAGAAATAGCAACACTCTTTATCAATAAAGTATTGAGCTATTTACAACAACTGTCCAAGAAACATTCAAGTCTCAATAATAACTGGTTTACAAGGATGGAAGTTGAATTTGTATTTACCATTGTTAAACTATCAATCCAAAGTGATATATCAGAGTCAACAAAAGATATCATTTATGTGATAGCTAGCAAACTTTGTTACATTTTGAGAATGGACAAACTGTATGAATTACAGTATCtttttaataatgtaatttttaataaGCAATGGTTTACAGCTGATAGATTGTTTAAGTTAATCTCGTTGACGGATGCGGGTGGACTCACCGCCCTAACCAGTGTAGAAGAGATAAAACAATGTTACAGTAAAGTTGTGAACATACAccaaatggaatggaatggtaACATTGTATTGAAAAAGTGGCAGGAGCCAGTTTTACCGAGAGATTGGATATATTTGCCCATTGTTTCTTTGTACAGCAGCAATCAAGAAGTGAAGTTTACTTCAACTGTGTCTGGTGAACGTGCCAGTAAAATGGCTCAACAGCAACAAGCTGAGAAGGAGGTGATCATAAGATGCAGTTTAGAATGGATTTTATTCAATGAAATTACTTTCCCAGACCTTTTAAGTGATATAGAAGTTACTGATAGGTTTTGCAGAATTATGTGCGTCTTTCTGTGTGACAATTCGTTATTTTTGGATAAGAAAATCAACAATTTACTGAGGAAGTGTATGCAAGTTCTGTATAAAGATTGTCAGAAGTTTAATTTTGATAATCAGTTGACAGGTCTCAGTAATTTCCAAGATTTCTACACACAGATTTTAGAGCAGTTTCAATCTGTAAGCTATGGTGATCATACGTTTGCTTCATGTGTTCTGGTCCCCTTAGCTCAGAAACATAATGTGAAATGGCGAAAGCTCCTATGGTCGGAGTACGCTGGTTGTTTAAGAGCTCTTGATTGTCGAGAAaactacttgtgctataaattAGATGAATATTACTATCCAGAAGAAACAGATGAGTCTCTTTTAAAGTCATATGCCAGAGCCCTATCAAGTAATTTACTAAGGCCTGATACAATCGTTTATAAAATAGCGCAGCATCACATAGAGTGTTTTAAAAAGCGCCAAACTGTTGCATAG
- the LOC117985346 gene encoding translation machinery-associated protein 16 homolog has translation MPKISNIEKLKHPNSRKTISLAKKMLKNEKKNNNKIGTHIKQNLIGEKILWFRERIPEGCVVLNKEQTLELIETYLARFDEELEQISLKNSIGRRTSRQHASREDVINITKKRECEEFATCGLEMPDLMNVQQMEVLRNWNGELRFLQHFKLRRIARKHLT, from the coding sequence atgcctaaaataagtaatatagaAAAGCTCAAACATCCTAACAGTAGAAAAACAATATCACTAGCGAAGAAAATGCTTAAAAACGAGAAgaaaaacaacaataaaatcGGAACTCACATCAAACAAAACTTAATCGGTGAGAAAATCTTATGGTTTAGAGAGAGAATACCGGAAGGCTGCGTGGTTTTGAACAAAGAGCAGACTTTAGAGTTGATTGAGACTTATTTGGCGCGGTTTGATGAAGAGTTAGAGCAGATAAGTTTGAAAAATTCCATTGGTAGAAGGACAAGTAGACAGCATGCCAGTAGAGAAGATGTAATCAATATAACTAAGAAAAGAGAGTGCGAGGAGTTCGCGACGTGCGGCCTGGAGATGCCCGACTTGATGAACGTCCAACAAATGGAGGTGCTAAGGAACTGGAATGGTGAACTTAGATTTTTACAGCATTTTAAACTTAGAAGAATAGCTAGAAAACATTTGACCTAG